The DNA region CTCTCGACGGTGCCGCGGCCGTAGTTGTACCACTCGTCCTCGAAGCAGTCGTGCGATTCGTGGTACTCGCCGGCGTTGAACAGGGCGACGCCGTGGACGACCGCGCGCCGGAGCGTGCCGTGTTCCCACCCGTTGGACGCGCCGCGGTCGGCCCGCCACCCGGTGGGATCGCCCGACGTGGGCGGCCCGACGCCGTAGTCCCGGGTGTGTTCGTCCATCGGCGGACACTCGGGGCGCCCGGAGTGTAATCCCGTCGGTCCGGGCGACGGTCGTGGAGAGTCGACCGACCGGCGCGCGGCGGAACCCGTGGTCGTTAACCCGCTACCGCTCGACGGGGGAGCCATGGACGCCGCGTTCGAACACGAAGTCCCGGTCCGCTACCGCGACCTCGACACGTACGGGCACGTCAACAACGTCGTCTACGGCACCTACTGCGAGGAAGCGCGGGTGGCCTACGTCGAGGAGGTGCTCGGCCTCGACGAGATCGACGAGTTCACCGCCGTCGTCGCGTCGCTGGAGGTCGACTTCCGGTCGTCGGTGACCGAGCTGACGACGGTCGACGTGGGCGTCTCGGTCGTCCGGATGGGCGAGTCGAGTTTCACGATGGCGTACGAACTCCGCCAGGGGGGCGAACTGGTGGCGGAGGCGGAGACGACACAGGTGTTCGTCGACCCCGAGACCAGGGAGTCGCGGCCGATCCCCGAGGCGTGGCGCGCGCGGGTCCGCGAGTTCGAAGGGCTGGACGAGTGAACGGGGCGCGGCTCAGACGGTATCGTCCGGGTCGTAGCTGTCGGCCATCCGCGTGGCTTCGGCGGCGTAGCGCTCGCGTTCCTCGGGGTCGGTGACGGTCCCGAGGTTGCGCGGAGGCACGTCGACCGCGGCGGTCGTCTCGCGCACGTCGCTTGTGAAGCTCGTCAGCGCGCGCTCCTTGCGGAAGTACCGCCGGCCGTCCGGCGTGGCGTAGACGAGGATGATGATGTTCTGCTCGTCGTCGGAGTAGGTGCGCTCGACGAGCCAGACGCGGACGGCCTCCTCGCTCGCCGTCGAAGCCGT from Halosimplex halophilum includes:
- a CDS encoding acyl-CoA thioesterase, whose protein sequence is MDAAFEHEVPVRYRDLDTYGHVNNVVYGTYCEEARVAYVEEVLGLDEIDEFTAVVASLEVDFRSSVTELTTVDVGVSVVRMGESSFTMAYELRQGGELVAEAETTQVFVDPETRESRPIPEAWRARVREFEGLDE